From one Enterobacter kobei genomic stretch:
- a CDS encoding EmmdR/YeeO family multidrug/toxin efflux MATE transporter: protein MLNVTAALRQAVARTPWYAKRKSYRVLFWREITPLAVPIFLENTCVLLMGVLSTFLVSWLGKEAMAGVGLADSFNMVVMAFFAAVDLGTTVVVAFSLGKRDRRRARSAARQSLVIMTLFAVLLAALIHYFGEQIINVVAGEATAEVKALALTYLELTVLSYPAAAITLIGSGALRGAGNTKIPLLINGGMNILNIIISSILIYGLFSWPGIGFAGAGLGLTISRYIGALAIIWVLMIGFNPALRITLKSYFKPLNFAIIWEVMGIGIPASIESVLFNSGKLLTQMFVAGMGTNVIAGNFIAFSVAALINLPGNALGSASTIITGKRLGKGQIGQAERQLRHVFWLSTIGLTIIAWGTAPFAGLLAAFYTPEQDVQEVVKILLWMNAAFMPIWAASWVLPAGQKGARDARFAMWVSMLGMWGCRVVAGYTLGIVLGMGVIGVWLGMFLDWAVRGALFYWRMVSGRWLWKYPRPLRNKAE, encoded by the coding sequence ATTTTGAACGTCACTGCCGCTTTACGCCAGGCTGTCGCCCGTACGCCCTGGTACGCTAAACGAAAAAGTTACCGTGTACTTTTCTGGCGTGAAATCACCCCGCTTGCCGTGCCTATCTTCCTCGAAAATACCTGTGTGCTGTTGATGGGGGTACTGAGTACCTTCCTGGTGAGCTGGCTGGGCAAAGAGGCGATGGCGGGAGTGGGCCTTGCCGACAGTTTTAACATGGTGGTGATGGCCTTTTTTGCGGCGGTCGATCTGGGTACCACGGTGGTGGTGGCCTTCAGTCTCGGTAAACGTGACCGGCGGCGGGCGCGTTCGGCGGCGCGGCAATCGCTGGTGATCATGACGCTGTTCGCCGTGCTGCTGGCGGCGCTGATCCACTATTTTGGCGAGCAGATCATTAACGTGGTGGCGGGTGAAGCCACGGCGGAAGTGAAAGCGCTGGCGCTGACGTACCTCGAATTAACGGTGCTGAGCTATCCGGCGGCGGCCATTACGCTGATTGGTAGCGGTGCGCTGCGCGGGGCGGGCAATACCAAAATTCCGCTGTTAATCAACGGCGGCATGAACATCCTTAACATTATTATCAGCAGCATCCTGATCTATGGCCTGTTTTCCTGGCCGGGTATTGGCTTTGCCGGGGCCGGGCTGGGGCTGACCATTTCCCGCTACATCGGCGCGCTGGCGATTATCTGGGTGCTGATGATCGGCTTTAACCCGGCGCTGCGCATCACGCTGAAAAGTTATTTTAAACCGCTCAACTTCGCCATTATCTGGGAAGTGATGGGCATCGGCATTCCCGCCAGTATCGAATCGGTGCTGTTTAACAGCGGCAAATTATTGACGCAGATGTTTGTTGCCGGAATGGGCACCAACGTGATCGCTGGTAACTTTATTGCCTTCTCCGTGGCGGCGCTGATTAACCTGCCGGGGAACGCGCTGGGATCGGCCTCCACCATTATCACCGGTAAGCGCCTTGGCAAAGGGCAGATCGGCCAGGCGGAACGGCAGCTGCGACACGTATTCTGGCTGTCGACCATTGGCCTGACGATTATTGCGTGGGGCACCGCGCCTTTTGCCGGGCTGCTCGCCGCGTTTTATACGCCGGAGCAGGACGTGCAGGAGGTGGTGAAAATCCTGCTGTGGATGAACGCCGCTTTTATGCCGATCTGGGCGGCATCCTGGGTATTACCCGCCGGACAGAAGGGCGCGCGCGATGCACGATTTGCCATGTGGGTGTCGATGCTCGGTATGTGGGGGTGTCGCGTGGTGGCCGGTTATACGCTGGGGATCGTGCTCGGCATGGGCGTGATTGGCGTCTGGCTGGGGATGTTCCTTGACTGGGCGGTGCGCGGGGCGCTGTTCTACTGGCGTATGGTCAGCGGTCGCTGGCTGTGGAAATACCCGCGCCCCCTGCGTAATAAAGCGGAGTGA
- a CDS encoding AMP nucleosidase encodes MDNKASLTPEQALDQLEALYDQAVSDLREAIALYIDQGTLPDTLARAQGKYVYPQLSVHWDGDAPNAQKTRAYARFTHPGSYSTTITRPALFRAYLLEQLTMLYQDYGARIEVGPSQHEIPYPYVIDGSALTLDRSMSAGLTRHFPTTELSQIGDETADGIYHPAEFSPLSHFDARRVDFSLARLRHYTGTPVEHFQPFVLFTNYTRYVDEFVRWGCSQILDPDSPYVALSCAGGIWITAETEAPEQATSDLAWKKHQMPAWHLITADGQGITLVNIGVGPSNAKTICDHLAVLRPDVWLMIGHCGGLRESQSIGDYVLAHAYLRDDHVLDAVLPPDIPIPSIAEVQRALYDATKQVSEMPGEEVKQRLRTGTVVTTDDRNWELRYSASALRFNLSRAVAIDMESATIAAQGYRFRVPYGTLLCVSDKPLHGEIKLPGQANRFYEGAISEHLQIGIRAIDLLRAEGERLHSRKLRTFNEPPFR; translated from the coding sequence ATGGATAACAAGGCGAGCCTTACCCCGGAACAGGCCCTCGACCAGCTCGAAGCGCTGTATGACCAGGCGGTCAGTGATTTGCGCGAGGCGATTGCGCTATACATCGATCAGGGCACCCTTCCCGATACGCTCGCCCGTGCGCAGGGCAAATATGTTTACCCCCAACTGTCGGTGCACTGGGACGGCGACGCGCCGAACGCGCAGAAAACCCGCGCGTATGCCCGCTTCACGCATCCTGGCAGCTACAGCACCACCATCACGCGCCCGGCGCTGTTCCGCGCCTATCTGCTGGAACAGCTCACCATGCTGTATCAGGATTACGGCGCGCGTATTGAGGTCGGACCCTCTCAGCATGAGATCCCTTATCCGTATGTGATTGATGGTTCAGCGCTGACGCTGGATCGCTCGATGAGTGCGGGCCTCACCCGCCACTTCCCGACCACCGAACTGTCGCAGATTGGCGATGAGACGGCGGATGGCATTTATCATCCGGCGGAATTCTCGCCGCTGTCGCACTTTGATGCCCGTCGCGTGGACTTTTCGCTGGCACGGCTGCGCCACTACACCGGCACGCCGGTCGAGCATTTCCAGCCGTTCGTGCTGTTTACTAACTACACGCGTTATGTGGATGAGTTCGTGCGCTGGGGTTGCAGCCAGATCCTCGATCCGGACAGCCCGTATGTCGCGCTCTCCTGCGCGGGTGGGATCTGGATCACCGCTGAAACCGAAGCGCCGGAGCAGGCGACTTCCGATCTGGCGTGGAAAAAACACCAGATGCCGGCCTGGCACCTGATCACCGCTGACGGTCAGGGGATCACGCTGGTCAATATCGGCGTCGGCCCGTCGAACGCCAAAACCATCTGCGATCATCTGGCGGTACTGCGCCCGGATGTGTGGCTGATGATCGGGCACTGCGGCGGCCTGCGTGAGAGTCAGTCGATTGGCGATTACGTGCTGGCACATGCTTATCTGCGCGACGACCACGTGCTGGATGCGGTACTGCCGCCGGACATTCCGATCCCGAGCATCGCCGAAGTGCAGCGCGCGCTGTACGACGCCACTAAACAGGTCAGCGAGATGCCGGGCGAGGAAGTGAAACAGCGGCTGCGAACCGGTACGGTGGTCACCACCGACGACCGCAACTGGGAGCTGCGTTATTCGGCGTCGGCGCTGCGCTTTAACTTAAGCCGCGCGGTGGCGATTGATATGGAAAGCGCGACCATCGCGGCGCAGGGTTATCGCTTCCGCGTCCCGTACGGCACACTGCTTTGCGTGTCCGATAAACCGCTGCATGGCGAGATCAAACTGCCAGGCCAGGCGAACCGTTTCTACGAAGGGGCGATTTCTGAGCATTTGCAGATTGGCATCAGGGCGATTGATCTGCTGCGGGCGGAAGGTGAGCGTCTGCACTCGCGTAAATTGCGTACCTTTAACGAGCCGCCGTTCCGCTAA
- a CDS encoding TetR/AcrR family transcriptional regulator: MDTKNKLISAAGSLFSRHGFNATGMDRLTQAAGMSSRTLYKHAGSKTALIVRVLEARDQRFFAQMEEQSIKGLFDALDEWLREDGCLGCLFLRAYGETGGDNPQIAAVIRAHKEKTWQTIRRLVASEIGHEDDRLAEQILILFEGATAAAIYRGVGTVATARDTAAMLLAGAKA; encoded by the coding sequence ATGGACACTAAAAACAAACTCATTTCTGCCGCAGGATCCCTGTTTAGCCGGCATGGTTTTAATGCCACCGGGATGGATCGGCTCACGCAGGCGGCGGGCATGTCGAGCCGTACGCTCTATAAACATGCCGGCAGCAAAACGGCGCTGATTGTCCGGGTGCTGGAGGCGCGGGATCAACGCTTCTTCGCACAGATGGAGGAGCAGAGCATTAAAGGGCTGTTCGACGCGCTGGACGAGTGGCTGCGCGAAGACGGCTGTCTGGGCTGTCTGTTTCTGCGGGCTTACGGCGAAACCGGCGGCGACAATCCGCAGATCGCGGCGGTGATCCGCGCCCATAAAGAAAAGACCTGGCAGACCATCCGCAGGCTGGTGGCGAGTGAAATCGGCCATGAAGACGACCGGCTGGCGGAGCAGATCCTGATCCTCTTTGAGGGCGCGACGGCGGCCGCCATTTATCGCGGTGTGGGCACCGTGGCGACGGCGCGCGATACGGCAGCAATGCTGCTGGCGGGGGCGAAAGCATGA
- a CDS encoding MFS transporter has product MSKNAWLVATGFSLIAVCYGFARFAFGLFLPRIDADLSLSPTLSGLISGGSFLGYCLTIVLAAVLTERIGPRAVALAATLVAALGMTGIALASSPLWLAVAVMLAGASTGLVSPPLAAAVSAVVPADRQGAANTIINAGTGAGVVLSGPVALAMGGQWRLAFALFAALAFAMAIAAARFVPRSSPATSNRAGGLPPISASLKRLIVASLLMGAGSTAIWSFGSQLVALRLEWGDTGAGVLWMVTGAAGIAGAAAGTLVARFGMDLMHRLFLLAMAAGMLLIGFASTTPALTLIGGALFGAAYITISGIYLVWGVSALPERPATGLMICFLSLAVGQTAGSPLFGLIMDRLSAGYAVAIFAALTLCAGSSGTVPLHSAWRKRFRKA; this is encoded by the coding sequence ATGAGTAAAAACGCCTGGCTTGTTGCCACCGGCTTTAGTCTGATCGCCGTCTGTTATGGCTTCGCCCGTTTTGCCTTCGGGTTGTTTCTGCCGCGCATCGACGCTGATCTCTCCCTTTCCCCGACGCTGAGCGGGCTGATTTCCGGCGGCTCGTTTCTCGGATACTGCTTAACCATCGTGCTGGCGGCTGTGCTGACGGAGCGCATCGGTCCTCGCGCAGTGGCGCTCGCTGCCACGCTGGTGGCGGCTCTGGGGATGACCGGTATTGCGCTGGCGTCCTCTCCGCTGTGGCTGGCGGTGGCCGTGATGCTCGCCGGAGCCAGTACGGGCCTGGTCTCGCCGCCGCTGGCGGCTGCGGTATCGGCGGTCGTACCCGCGGATCGTCAGGGGGCGGCAAATACCATCATTAATGCCGGGACCGGCGCGGGCGTGGTGCTTTCAGGCCCCGTGGCGCTGGCGATGGGCGGTCAGTGGCGGCTGGCGTTTGCGCTCTTTGCCGCGCTGGCGTTTGCGATGGCGATTGCCGCCGCGCGTTTTGTGCCGCGCAGTTCGCCTGCGACCAGCAACCGCGCGGGCGGTCTGCCGCCGATCAGCGCATCCCTGAAACGGCTGATCGTCGCCTCACTGTTAATGGGCGCGGGCAGCACGGCGATCTGGTCGTTCGGCAGTCAGCTGGTCGCGCTGCGGCTGGAGTGGGGCGACACCGGCGCAGGCGTGCTGTGGATGGTGACGGGGGCGGCGGGCATTGCCGGTGCGGCAGCGGGAACGCTGGTGGCGCGCTTTGGTATGGATCTCATGCACCGGCTGTTTTTGCTGGCGATGGCGGCGGGTATGCTGCTGATCGGCTTTGCGAGCACCACGCCCGCGCTGACGCTTATCGGCGGGGCGCTGTTCGGCGCGGCCTATATTACGATCTCCGGCATCTATCTGGTGTGGGGCGTTTCAGCCCTGCCGGAACGCCCGGCCACGGGGCTGATGATCTGCTTTCTGTCGCTGGCGGTGGGGCAGACTGCCGGATCGCCGCTGTTCGGGCTGATCATGGATCGGCTGTCGGCGGGTTATGCCGTGGCGATTTTTGCCGCACTGACGCTTTGCGCCGGCTCCAGCGGCACCGTGCCGCTTCACTCCGCCTGGCGAAAGCGTTTTCGCAAAGCCTGA
- a CDS encoding efflux RND transporter periplasmic adaptor subunit — protein MLRLKPATLAVCFLPLALAACGDTPGTDDPRTQPPLVRAATVISASGSSRAFTGVVVARVQSDLGFRVQGKILERLVDTGQTVKRGQPLMRLDPVDLSLAAQAQQQAVSAARARARQAAADEARYRSLVKTGAVSVSAYDQIKAAADTARADLSAAQAQANVAQNTTGYAVLLADADGVVMETLAEPGQVVSAGQLVVRLARAGQREAVVQLPETLRPAIGSAAQASLYASSHPPVPATLRLLSDAADPVTRTFEARYVLQGALAAAPLGSTVTLHIAEGEARDALMQVPLAAIYDAGKGPGVWQIAGKPATVRWKPVQVRGLGDDAAQITGSLTAGEQVVALGVHLLHEGQTVRIAAGAAGSQK, from the coding sequence ATGTTGAGGCTTAAACCTGCCACGCTTGCTGTTTGTTTCCTGCCACTGGCCCTCGCCGCCTGCGGTGACACCCCCGGCACCGACGATCCGCGTACCCAGCCTCCGCTGGTGCGGGCAGCGACGGTGATCAGCGCCAGCGGATCGTCACGCGCCTTTACCGGCGTGGTGGTCGCCCGTGTGCAGAGCGATCTTGGCTTTCGGGTGCAGGGCAAGATCCTTGAGCGGCTGGTGGATACCGGCCAGACGGTGAAGCGCGGTCAGCCGTTGATGCGCCTCGATCCCGTTGACCTGAGCCTCGCAGCCCAGGCGCAGCAACAGGCCGTTTCTGCGGCCCGCGCCCGTGCGCGTCAGGCCGCTGCCGATGAAGCCCGCTATCGCAGCCTGGTGAAAACCGGCGCGGTGTCGGTGTCGGCTTACGATCAAATTAAAGCCGCCGCCGACACCGCCCGCGCCGATCTGAGCGCGGCGCAGGCGCAGGCGAATGTGGCGCAGAACACCACCGGTTACGCCGTGCTGCTGGCAGACGCCGACGGTGTGGTGATGGAAACCCTCGCCGAACCCGGCCAGGTGGTGAGCGCCGGACAGCTGGTGGTCAGACTCGCCCGGGCCGGGCAACGGGAAGCGGTCGTGCAGCTGCCGGAAACGCTGCGGCCCGCCATCGGCAGCGCGGCGCAGGCCAGCCTCTACGCCAGCAGTCATCCGCCGGTGCCCGCCACGCTGCGGCTGCTCTCGGATGCCGCCGATCCGGTCACCCGTACCTTTGAAGCCCGCTACGTGCTGCAAGGCGCGCTGGCCGCCGCACCGCTCGGCTCCACCGTGACGCTGCACATTGCCGAAGGCGAAGCCCGGGATGCGCTGATGCAGGTGCCGCTGGCGGCGATTTACGATGCCGGAAAAGGGCCGGGCGTCTGGCAGATTGCCGGTAAGCCCGCCACTGTGCGCTGGAAACCGGTACAGGTGCGGGGGCTGGGGGATGACGCGGCACAGATCACCGGCAGCCTGACGGCAGGGGAGCAGGTGGTAGCCCTCGGCGTGCATTTGCTGCATGAAGGCCAAACCGTGCGCATCGCGGCGGGCGCTGCCGGGAGCCAGAAATGA
- a CDS encoding efflux RND transporter permease subunit has translation MSQGKFNLSALAVRERSITLFLILLITVAGVLSFFQLGRAEDPPFTVKQMTIITAWPGANALEMQDQVAEPLEKRLQELKWYDRAETFTRPGMAFTTLSLQDSTPPSQVQEEFYQARKKLGDEAKNLPAGVIGPMVNDEFSDVTFALFALKAKGEPQRLLVRDAESLRQRLLHVPGVKKVNIIGEQAERIFVSFSHDRLATLGISPQAIFAALNNQNVLTPAGSIDTNGPQINIRLDGAFDTLQKIRDTPLVAQGRTLKLSDVATVERGYEDPATFMVRNQREPALLLGVVMREGWNGLDLGKALDAETASINAEMPLGMTLSKVTDQSVNISSAVDEFMIKFFVALLVVMVVCFVSMGWRVGVVVAAAVPLTLAIVFVVMEASGKNFDRITLGSLILALGLLVDDAIIAIEMMVVKMEEGYDRVKASAYAWSHTAAPMLAGTLVTAVGFMPNGFAQSTAGEYTSNMFWIVGIALIASWVVAVVFTPYLGVKMLPAIKTVAGGHAAIYNTRHYNRFRRLLTRVIARKWIVAGAVIAIFTVAILGMGLVKKQFFPTSDRPEVLVEVQLPYGTAIEQTSATTAKIEAWLQQQPEAKIVTSYIGQGSPRFYLAMAPELPDPSFAKIVVLTDSQEAREALKFRLRDAAAAGLAPEARVRVTQLVFGPYSPYPVAYRVVGPDAATLRDIAGRVEKVMQASPMMRTVNTDWGQRVPTLHFTLKQDRLQAVGLTSNAVAQQLQFLLSGVPITSVREDIRSVQVTGRAAGDIRLDPAKIAGFTLVGAEGQRIPLSQIGDVTVQMEDPLLRRRDRMPTLTVRGDIAEHLQPPDVSTAILKSLQPIIDTLPPGYRIEQAGSIEESGKATKAMAPLFPIMIAMTLLIIILQVRSMSAMVMVFLTAPLGLIGVVPTLLLFNQPFGINALVGLIALSGILMRNTLILIGQIHHNEQEGLAPFHAVVEATVQRARPVLLTAMAAILAFIPLTHSVFWGTLAYTLIGGTFGGTIITLVFLPAMYAIWFKIRPDHTPDTTSR, from the coding sequence ATGAGTCAGGGAAAATTTAACCTGTCGGCGCTGGCGGTGCGCGAGCGCTCCATCACGCTGTTCCTGATCCTGCTTATTACCGTGGCGGGCGTGCTGTCGTTTTTTCAACTGGGACGCGCGGAAGATCCGCCGTTTACCGTAAAGCAGATGACGATCATTACCGCCTGGCCGGGCGCGAACGCCCTGGAAATGCAGGACCAGGTGGCCGAACCGCTGGAAAAACGCCTCCAGGAGCTGAAATGGTATGACCGCGCCGAGACGTTTACTCGTCCGGGAATGGCGTTTACCACGCTCTCTTTACAGGACAGTACGCCGCCTTCGCAGGTGCAGGAGGAGTTTTACCAGGCGCGCAAAAAGCTCGGCGACGAAGCTAAAAACCTGCCCGCGGGCGTTATTGGCCCGATGGTCAACGATGAATTCTCCGACGTGACCTTTGCGCTGTTCGCGCTGAAGGCGAAAGGGGAGCCGCAGCGCCTGCTGGTGCGCGATGCCGAATCCCTGCGCCAGCGGCTGCTGCACGTGCCGGGCGTCAAGAAGGTCAATATTATTGGCGAGCAGGCAGAGCGGATCTTCGTCTCTTTCTCCCATGACCGCCTCGCCACGCTGGGCATTTCGCCGCAGGCGATTTTCGCGGCGCTTAATAATCAGAACGTTCTGACGCCTGCGGGATCCATTGATACTAACGGGCCGCAGATCAACATCCGCCTTGATGGCGCGTTCGACACGTTGCAGAAGATCCGCGACACGCCGCTGGTGGCGCAGGGCCGCACGCTGAAGCTGTCGGATGTGGCGACGGTGGAGCGGGGCTATGAAGATCCGGCGACCTTTATGGTGCGCAACCAGCGCGAACCGGCACTGCTGCTGGGCGTGGTGATGCGTGAAGGCTGGAATGGCCTCGATCTGGGTAAAGCGCTGGATGCCGAAACCGCCAGCATCAACGCTGAAATGCCGCTGGGCATGACGCTGAGCAAGGTCACCGATCAGTCGGTGAACATCAGCTCTGCCGTTGACGAGTTCATGATCAAATTCTTCGTCGCGCTGCTGGTGGTGATGGTGGTGTGCTTCGTCAGCATGGGCTGGCGCGTGGGCGTGGTGGTAGCCGCCGCCGTGCCGCTAACGCTGGCGATTGTCTTTGTGGTGATGGAGGCCTCCGGCAAAAACTTCGACCGCATCACGCTGGGATCGCTAATCCTCGCGCTGGGGCTGCTGGTGGATGACGCCATTATCGCCATCGAAATGATGGTGGTGAAAATGGAAGAGGGCTACGACCGCGTAAAAGCCTCGGCCTATGCCTGGAGCCATACCGCCGCGCCAATGCTGGCCGGGACGCTGGTTACCGCCGTGGGCTTTATGCCGAACGGTTTTGCCCAGTCCACCGCCGGGGAGTACACCAGCAACATGTTCTGGATCGTCGGCATTGCGCTGATCGCTTCCTGGGTGGTGGCGGTCGTATTTACGCCCTATCTCGGCGTGAAAATGCTGCCGGCGATCAAAACCGTAGCGGGCGGGCATGCCGCTATCTACAACACCCGCCATTACAACCGTTTCCGCCGCCTGCTGACCCGCGTCATTGCCCGTAAATGGATTGTCGCCGGTGCGGTGATCGCCATCTTTACCGTGGCGATCCTCGGGATGGGGCTGGTGAAAAAACAATTCTTCCCGACCTCCGACCGCCCGGAAGTACTGGTGGAAGTGCAGCTGCCCTATGGCACCGCCATTGAGCAGACCAGTGCCACCACCGCCAAGATTGAAGCCTGGCTGCAACAACAGCCGGAAGCGAAAATTGTCACCTCGTACATCGGCCAGGGATCGCCGCGCTTTTATCTGGCGATGGCCCCGGAGCTGCCCGATCCGTCGTTTGCCAAAATCGTGGTGCTGACTGACAGCCAGGAAGCGCGTGAGGCGCTGAAGTTCCGTCTGCGTGATGCCGCAGCCGCCGGACTGGCACCGGAAGCCCGTGTGCGCGTCACGCAACTGGTATTCGGCCCGTACTCACCTTATCCGGTGGCGTACCGTGTGGTTGGCCCGGACGCCGCCACGCTGCGGGACATCGCCGGGCGGGTGGAGAAAGTGATGCAGGCCAGCCCGATGATGCGCACCGTCAATACCGACTGGGGCCAGCGCGTGCCGACGCTGCATTTCACCCTGAAACAGGACCGCCTGCAGGCGGTAGGGCTGACGTCGAACGCCGTCGCGCAACAGTTACAGTTCCTGCTCTCCGGCGTGCCGATCACAAGCGTCAGGGAAGATATTCGTTCGGTGCAGGTGACGGGCCGCGCGGCGGGGGATATTCGCCTCGATCCGGCCAAAATCGCCGGTTTTACGCTGGTGGGTGCAGAGGGGCAGCGCATTCCGCTGTCGCAGATTGGTGACGTGACGGTGCAGATGGAAGATCCGCTGTTGCGCCGACGTGACCGGATGCCAACGCTGACCGTGCGGGGCGACATCGCTGAACATCTGCAACCGCCGGATGTCTCAACCGCCATCCTGAAATCTTTGCAGCCGATCATCGATACGCTGCCGCCGGGCTACCGCATCGAGCAGGCGGGTTCCATTGAAGAGTCCGGCAAAGCCACCAAAGCGATGGCACCGCTGTTCCCGATCATGATCGCCATGACGCTGCTGATCATCATCCTCCAGGTGCGCTCAATGTCGGCGATGGTGATGGTATTCCTCACCGCACCGCTGGGGCTGATCGGCGTGGTGCCGACCTTGCTGCTGTTCAACCAGCCGTTTGGCATTAACGCGCTGGTGGGGTTGATTGCGCTCTCCGGCATTCTGATGCGTAACACCCTGATTTTAATCGGGCAGATCCACCACAACGAACAGGAAGGGCTGGCCCCGTTCCATGCGGTGGTGGAAGCCACGGTGCAACGTGCCCGGCCGGTACTGCTGACGGCGATGGCCGCGATCCTGGCGTTCATCCCCCTGACGCACTCGGTGTTCTGGGGCACGCTGGCCTACACCCTGATCGGCGGCACCTTTGGCGGCACTATCATTACGCTGGTGTTCCTGCCCGCCATGTACGCCATCTGGTTCAAAATCCGCCCGGATCACACCCCTGACACAACGAGTCGATGA
- a CDS encoding Bcr/CflA family efflux MFS transporter codes for MINKTTVSPAATTDARPLTGKIITLLAGLSAISVLSTNIILPAFPEIGAQLGVSARELGLTLSSFFITFALAQLVVGPLADRYGRMKLVLGGLAVFIVGTVVAGLAGTFAMLIAGRVIQALGVCAAAVLARAIARDLFAGETLARALSLTMIATAAAPGFSPLAGSILATTLGWRAIFIMVGLVAFAVAVFYARTLGETHPAERRAPHSVPAVLVAYGRLLANRTFILPALAVSLVMSGLFASFAAAPAILMSGIGLSSLQAGLYFASTVFVVFAAGMAAPRLAHRFGAHAVACAGIVIALLGGGLLLAGPASPGLVWYSLSMVIFLWGMGLANPLGTAITMGPFGKQAGLASAMLGFLTMGAAALTTWLSAILPFPAVVALGGIQVIACAVALGAMWGRGRNTE; via the coding sequence ATGATAAACAAGACAACGGTTTCACCTGCGGCAACCACCGACGCGCGCCCGCTGACCGGGAAAATTATCACCCTGCTGGCGGGGCTGTCCGCCATCAGCGTGCTGTCGACGAACATTATTTTGCCCGCGTTCCCGGAGATCGGCGCGCAACTGGGCGTGTCGGCCCGCGAGCTGGGGCTGACGCTCTCCAGCTTCTTTATCACCTTTGCGCTGGCGCAGCTGGTGGTGGGGCCGCTGGCGGATCGTTACGGACGTATGAAGCTGGTACTGGGCGGGCTGGCGGTGTTTATCGTCGGGACAGTGGTGGCGGGGCTTGCCGGGACCTTCGCCATGCTGATTGCCGGGCGGGTGATCCAGGCGCTGGGCGTCTGCGCCGCCGCCGTGCTGGCGCGGGCCATCGCCCGCGATCTGTTTGCAGGGGAAACCTTAGCACGGGCGCTCTCCCTGACGATGATCGCCACCGCCGCAGCCCCTGGGTTTTCTCCGCTGGCGGGCAGCATACTGGCGACCACGCTGGGCTGGCGAGCGATATTCATCATGGTGGGGCTGGTGGCGTTTGCCGTTGCGGTGTTTTACGCCCGCACCCTCGGTGAAACGCATCCCGCTGAACGACGCGCGCCGCACTCGGTGCCGGCGGTGCTGGTGGCTTACGGCAGACTGCTGGCAAACCGCACCTTCATCCTGCCCGCGCTGGCGGTAAGTCTGGTGATGAGCGGCCTGTTTGCGTCCTTCGCCGCCGCGCCTGCCATTCTGATGAGCGGCATCGGGCTGTCGTCGCTCCAGGCGGGGCTGTATTTTGCGTCCACGGTGTTTGTGGTGTTTGCCGCCGGGATGGCCGCGCCGCGACTGGCGCACCGCTTCGGCGCGCACGCCGTTGCCTGTGCGGGGATTGTCATTGCGTTGCTCGGCGGCGGTCTGTTGTTAGCAGGCCCGGCGTCACCGGGGCTGGTCTGGTACAGCCTGTCGATGGTGATCTTTCTGTGGGGCATGGGGCTGGCAAATCCGCTCGGCACCGCCATCACCATGGGGCCATTCGGTAAACAGGCCGGGCTGGCCTCCGCGATGCTGGGTTTTCTGACCATGGGGGCGGCGGCACTGACGACATGGCTCAGCGCGATACTGCCTTTTCCGGCTGTAGTGGCGCTGGGCGGGATTCAGGTGATAGCGTGCGCGGTGGCGCTGGGTGCGATGTGGGGGCGGGGAAGAAACACGGAATAG